In bacterium, the following proteins share a genomic window:
- a CDS encoding FAD-dependent oxidoreductase has product MSSAADPEPVELVCDLLVCGGGLGGVAAALRAARLGRRVCLIEETGWLGGQISSQGVSHLDEHQYIEVFGGTAAYYDLRDAIRDYYRSHYALTREAARTPNLNPGSAWVSRLSFEPRVGAAVLDGMLTGPHDSGSLQLFFHTRAVGAEVYGGRIATVLTRDTQSGAPLRFRPAFVLDATDHGDLFVLTATAYALGAEARGETGEPSAPERGDPGCVQSFTFPFAVEFRPGEVHTIAKPEDYDANRQAQPYSLAATPWLPGAPVYRMFATAPNTYGPFFTYRRILDARNFDDPRVPHDVATINWPSNDFRSGTLVDRHADDQARILEQARRLSLGFLYWLQTEAPRDDGGVGYPELRPRPDVMGSAEGLSQAPYVREGRRLRARVTIREQDIARALHPGPRAAAFDDTVGIGFYPIDLHGCGRETLSVATRPFQIPLGALVPARTVNLLPAAKNIGTTHITNGAYRLHPVEWAVGEAAAVVAVFCQRVGAAPHEVLDRHELVRRLQVVLLDQGIPLYWYDDVPLEHQAFVATQLLAVEGVWDGNDETLHFSPEAGMTLGQGKQRVAALARGIQRWRGPASADPDAEVLRPGPEDTVLPLRWDAAVTLVTLAVPGAVPPPHAAGTTITRGDLAVWLGALLREAIERDGLLRQAKSLR; this is encoded by the coding sequence ATGTCCAGCGCAGCTGATCCCGAGCCCGTGGAGTTGGTATGCGATCTGCTGGTCTGCGGCGGCGGGCTCGGTGGCGTCGCCGCCGCCCTTCGCGCGGCCCGGCTGGGCCGCCGGGTGTGCCTCATCGAGGAGACCGGATGGCTCGGCGGGCAGATCAGCTCCCAGGGCGTGTCCCATCTTGATGAGCACCAGTACATCGAAGTCTTCGGCGGGACGGCCGCGTATTACGATCTCCGCGACGCCATCCGCGATTACTACCGGTCGCACTATGCGCTCACCCGCGAGGCAGCGCGGACCCCCAACCTGAATCCGGGCAGCGCCTGGGTCAGCCGGCTCTCCTTTGAGCCCAGGGTCGGGGCGGCGGTTCTGGACGGCATGCTGACCGGGCCCCACGACTCAGGGAGCCTCCAACTCTTCTTCCACACACGCGCCGTGGGGGCTGAAGTCTACGGCGGCCGGATTGCGACCGTCCTGACCCGGGATACGCAGAGCGGAGCGCCTCTCCGCTTCAGGCCGGCCTTCGTGCTCGATGCGACGGATCACGGCGACCTGTTCGTGCTGACCGCGACCGCATACGCGCTCGGCGCCGAGGCGCGCGGGGAGACCGGAGAGCCCTCGGCGCCTGAACGAGGGGATCCCGGGTGCGTGCAGTCGTTCACCTTTCCGTTCGCCGTGGAGTTCCGGCCGGGCGAGGTCCACACGATCGCGAAACCCGAAGACTACGACGCGAACCGGCAGGCCCAACCGTATTCGCTCGCCGCCACACCCTGGCTGCCCGGGGCGCCCGTCTACCGGATGTTTGCGACCGCGCCGAACACCTACGGCCCGTTCTTCACGTATCGCCGCATCCTCGACGCGCGTAACTTCGACGACCCGCGGGTCCCCCACGACGTGGCGACCATCAACTGGCCGAGCAACGACTTCCGTAGCGGCACCTTGGTCGACCGCCACGCCGATGACCAGGCCCGCATCCTCGAGCAGGCCCGCCGTCTCAGCCTCGGGTTCCTCTACTGGCTTCAGACCGAGGCACCGCGCGATGATGGCGGCGTCGGCTATCCCGAGCTCCGCCCGCGCCCGGACGTCATGGGTAGTGCGGAGGGGTTATCTCAGGCGCCCTATGTTCGGGAAGGGCGGCGCCTCCGTGCCAGGGTGACGATCCGCGAGCAGGACATCGCGCGGGCGCTCCACCCCGGCCCCCGCGCGGCGGCTTTCGATGACACGGTCGGCATCGGATTCTATCCGATCGACCTCCACGGATGCGGGCGGGAGACGCTCAGCGTCGCGACCCGCCCGTTCCAGATTCCGCTCGGGGCGCTCGTGCCGGCGCGGACCGTGAACCTCCTCCCCGCGGCCAAGAACATCGGCACGACGCACATCACAAACGGAGCATACCGGCTCCATCCGGTGGAGTGGGCGGTGGGGGAGGCCGCGGCGGTCGTGGCGGTCTTCTGCCAGCGCGTGGGGGCCGCCCCCCACGAGGTGCTGGATCGCCACGAGCTCGTGCGGCGGCTCCAGGTCGTCCTGCTCGACCAAGGCATCCCGCTGTACTGGTACGACGACGTGCCGCTCGAGCACCAGGCCTTCGTGGCCACCCAACTCTTGGCCGTCGAGGGCGTGTGGGACGGGAACGACGAGACGCTGCACTTCTCACCCGAGGCGGGCATGACGCTCGGCCAGGGAAAGCAGCGGGTGGCCGCGCTCGCCCGCGGCATCCAGCGGTGGCGCGGACCCGCCTCCGCCGACCCCGACGCGGAAGTCCTTCGGCCCGGCCCGGAGGACACCGTGCTTCCGCTTCGATGGGACGCGGCCGTCACACTCGTCACGCTGGCGGTCCCCGGCGCCGTCCCCCCGCCTCACGCGGCCGGGACTACGATCACCCGTGGGGATCTGGCCGTGTGGCTCGGGGCCCTGTTACGCGAGGCGATCGAGCGGGACGGCCTCTTGCGTCAGGCGAAGAGTTTGAGGTAG